The Vicia villosa cultivar HV-30 ecotype Madison, WI linkage group LG1, Vvil1.0, whole genome shotgun sequence genome includes a region encoding these proteins:
- the LOC131625515 gene encoding FBD-associated F-box protein At5g56370-like yields MAPLTVDSISSLPDEILCRILSLLSTKESVATSVLSKRWTHLCHHVPNLQFSDITVNTLPSILLFNQFVYSLLLSRDSAAGSNFVNTFRLHIRYDTFYFAYNFGFPNITKWINFVVQPKFTLKNLSLHFNGFSVEDLDQMNPPKLPLSIFTCKTLVSLSLRWFKADGYSFSSKGCQLPSLKILHLELLFFSDFPDFLLLLAGSPLLEDLLVSQLYFLGVVEDAVEDDSDSQDFKSLCLPNLTRADLAQCGCSWFRINALSSCVSLCMQTCSFYIEDDVVSKMKQFPVFHNLTHLKLHNNWELALKVLHLCPKLQNLQLYQDSLEAILNGENNQENTTEPEFVPQCISLYLRTCTIRNFLGLQGELKLAKYILKNGKNLQTMSIWGIWELPEIERELSACPKASATCELSIIYNRA; encoded by the exons ATGGCGCCGCTAACGGTGGATAGCATAAGCAGTTTACCGGACGAAATCCTCTGCCGCATTCTCTCTTTACTCTCCACCAAAGAATCAGTTGCCACAAGCGTCTTATCCAAACGGTGGACTCATCTCTGCCACCATGTTCCCAATCTTCAATTCTCAGACATCACAGTCAACACACTCCCATCCATTCTTCTCTTTAACCAGTTTGTTTACTCCCTTTTACTCTCCAGAGACTCCGCCGCCGGTTCTAATTTCGTCAACACTTTCCGTCTCCACATTCGATACGATACCTTTTATTTTGCCTATAATTTCGGATTTCCCAATATAACCAAATGGATCAACTTCGTCGTTCAACCCAAATTCACACTCAAAAATCTTAGTCTCCATTTCAATGGCTTCAGTGTTGAAGACCTTGATCAAATGAACCCACCCAAATTACCTTTAAGCATCTTCACGTGCAAAACCCTTGTAAGTCTCAGTCTCCGTTGGTTCAAGGCGGACGGTTATTCTTTTTCTTCAAAGGGATGTCAACTTCCTTCGCTCAAGATCCTTCATTTGGAGTTACTTTTTTTCTCGGATTTTCCAGATTTTCTGTTGCTTCTTGCTGGATCTCCATTGCTTGAGGATTTGTTAGTTTCACAATTATACTTCTTAGGCGTCGTGGAAGATGCCGTGGAAGATgattctgattcacaagatttcaAAAGCTTATGCCTACCCAATTTGACTAGAGCAGATTTGGCTCAATGTGGTTGTTCATGGTTTCGGATTAATGCGCTTTCTTCCTGTGTGTCTCTCTGCATGCAAACATGCAGCTTTTACATAGAAGACGACGTAGTCTCCAAG ATGAAGCAGTTTCCTGTTTTTCATAACTTGACCCACTTGAAGCTCCACAATAATTGGGAATTGGCACTAAAGGTGCTCCACCTATGCCCTAAGCTTCAAAATCTTCAACTTTATCAG GACTCACTGGAGGCAATATTGAATGGAGAAAATAATCAAGAAAACACGACGGAACCTGAATTTGTTCCACAATGCATTTCATTATACCTTAGAACTTGCACTATTCGGAACTTTTTAGGCCTACAAGGTGAGCTTAAGTTggcaaaatatattttgaaaaatggGAAAAATTTACAAACCATGTCAATCTGGGGCATATGGGAACTACCTGAAATAGAAAGAGAGTTGTCTGCGTGCCCGAAGGCCTCTGCAACATGTGAACTTTCGATTATTTATAACAGAGCTTAG
- the LOC131645139 gene encoding 26S proteasome regulatory subunit 6A homolog, whose translation MASVMVEDANFEDDQLANMTTDDIVRASRLLDNEIRILKEELQRTNLELESYKEKIKENQEKIKLNKQLPYLVGNIVEILEMNPEDEAEEDGANIDLDSQRKGKCVVLKTSTRQTIFLPVVGLVDPDKLKPGDLVGVNKDSYLILDTLPSEYDSRVKAMEVDEKPTEDYNDIGGLEKQIQELVEAIVLPMTHKERFQKLGIRPPKGVLLYGPPGTGKTLMARACAAQTNATFLKLAGPQLVQMFIGDGAKLVRDAFQLAKEKSPCIIFIDEIDAIGTKRFDSEVSGDREVQRTMLELLNQLDGFSSDDRIKVIAATNRADILDPALMRSGRLDRKIEFPHPTEEARARILQIHSRKMNVHPDVNFEELARSTDDFNGAQLKAVCVEAGMLALRRDATEVNHEDFNEGIIQVQAKKKASLNYYA comes from the exons ATGGCGAGCGTAATGGTGGAAGACGCAAACTTCGAAGACGACCAGTTGGCGAATATGACCACCGACGACATCGTCAGAGCTTCCCGTCTTCTCGACAACGAGATTCGCATCCTCAAG GAAGAGTTGCAGAGAACGAATCTGGAATTGGAATCTTACAAAGAGAAGATTAAAGAGAATCAGGAGAAAATTAAGCTCAACAAACAATTACCCTACCTTGTTGGTAATATTGTTGAG ATTTTGGAAATGAATCCTGAAGATGAGGCTGAAGAAGATGGTGCTAATATTGATCTTGATTCACAAAGGAAAGGAAAATGTGTTGTGCTAAAAACATCTACCCGACAG acaatctttcttccagttGTTGGACTTGTCGACCCTGACAAGCTAAAACCTGGGGATCTTGTTGGTGTAAACAAAGATAGTTATTTAATCCTGGATACTCTGCCTTCCGAGTATGATTCTAGAGTTAAGGCCATGGAAGTTGATGAAAAGCCAACTGAAGACTACAACGACATTGGTGGATTAGAGAAGCAG ATCCAAGAATTAGTTGAAGCCATTGTTTTGCCAATGACCCACAAGGAGCGCTTCCAGAAGTTAGGAATTCGTCCTCCCAAGGGAGTGCTCTTATATGGCCCACCTGGGACTGGGAAAACTTTAATGGCCCGTGCCTGTGCAGCACAGACAAACGCCACTTTTCTGAAGTTAGCAGGTCCTCAGCTGGTCCAG ATGTTCATTGGAGATGGAGCAAAACTTGTTCGTGATGCGTTTCAACTTGCAAAAGAGAAGTCACCATGCATTATATTTATAGATGAAATTGATGCAATTGGTACAAAGCGATTTGATAG CGAAGTGAGTGGAGACAGGGAGGTACAAAGAACTATGTTGGAGTTGCTAAATCAGCTTGATGGTTTTAGTAGTGATGACCGAATTAag GTGATAGCAGCAACCAATCGTGCAGATATTCTTGATCCTGCCCTCATGCGTTCTGGTCGATTGGACCGTAAAATTGAGTTTCCTCATCCAACGGAAGAAGCAAGAGCTCGAATTCTACAG ATCCATTCAAGGAAGATGAACGTTCACCCCGATGTAAACTTTGAAGAGCTAGCTCGGTCCACAGATGATTTCAATGGAGCACAACTGAAGGCTGTCTGTGTTGAGGCTGGCATGTTGGCTCTACGCCGTGATGCAACAGAg GTGAACCACGAGGACTTCAATGAAGGTATAATTCAAGTCCAAGCAAAGAAGAAAGCAAGCCTGAACTATTATGCTTAA
- the LOC131599062 gene encoding uncharacterized protein LOC131599062, whose amino-acid sequence MKCKVYCGGMHESVQQQVLQINGFSTGIIPFKYLGVPLSSRKLTIHHCGPLVHRILAKIQHWTARLLSYAGRYQLIRNVLFGITAYWMNVFPMPKGVIKHIEAICRNIMWKGNTDKTNKALVAWDFICNPKGAGGLSITSLKEWNIATMGKLFWNIQAKADKLWVKWVNTYYLKQHNAMDWQSKNCSWILASVFKCRDKIKGTNAWATVIYTNWEI is encoded by the coding sequence ATGAAGTGTAAAGTCTATTGTGGAGGTATGCATGAATCAGTTCAGCAGCAGGTACTTCAGATCAATGGTTTTTCTACTGGAATCATCCCATTCAAGTACCTAGGAGTCCCTCTATCTAGTAGAAAATTAACCATTCATCACTGCGGGCCTTTGGTTCATAGGATCTTGGCTAAGATTCAGCACTGGACTGCTAGGCTTCTAAGCTATGCAGGTAGGTACCAATTGATCAGAAATGTGTTATTTGGAATTACTGCTTATTGGATGAATGTTTTTCCCATGCCAAAAGGTGTGATCAAGCATATTGAGGCTATATGTAGGAACATTATGTGGAAAGGTAATACTGACAAAACCAATAAGGCACTAGTTGCTTGGGACTTTATTTGTAATCCTAAGGGAGCAGGAGGGTTGAGTATTACTTCCTTGAAGGAATGGAATATTGCCACTATGGGAAAGCTCTTTTGGAATATCCAAGCTAAGGCTGATAAGCTTTGGGTAAAATGGGTTAATACATACTACTTGAAGCAACACAATGCAATGGATTGGCAAAGTAAAAATTGTTCTTGGATTTTGGCTAGTGTGTTTAAATGTAGGGACAAAATCAAAGGGACTAATGCTTGGGCAACTGTTATATATACAAACTGGGAAATATAG